DNA from Brassica napus cultivar Da-Ae chromosome C4, Da-Ae, whole genome shotgun sequence:
TACCCCTATTTTTATAgacttccattttttttttttttttgacaacgaaCGGCCATTCTATAACTCAAAGAACTTGAgatggtctgggtaaccagaccggaatagaacaaccaatgtaaCAAAGCTTCCTATAAAAGGATCTAGCAGATTTAGCTAACGAATCAGATATTCTATTTTGTGCTCGTGGGATGTGAGAGATCTTGAATTCTGGAAAACATAGCTGGAGCGTCTTTATTGCCTCTAATTCAGTCGCGAAACTTGGCCAAGCTTGAGGTTCTCGTATCATTGCTATTAGGTATTTGCAATCTGTTCCAAAGCTCTGACACGAAGAATGTAGAAGcatgctctccattgcccaccTTAGTGCCTCCACTTCCGAATGCATAGAAGTCTCTCTCCTACTTAAGTTGCGCATTCCCATAAGCTGTGTCTGTCCCAGACTATCCTTCCAGACCCATCCGCAGCCACTAAACTGTGCCATGGAAGTCCATGATCCATCCACCATACATATATTATCCAAGCTTATGGCTTGGAGTTCCTCATTGTGCAGCTCACGTGGGTTATCCGGTATCCTCTCATTGGCATTAAACCAAGCCT
Protein-coding regions in this window:
- the LOC106393744 gene encoding uncharacterized protein LOC106393744 → MELIRYAESECQAWFNANERIPDNPRELHNEELQAISLDNICMVDGSWTSMAQFSGCGWVWKDSLGQTQLMGMRNLSRRETSMHSEVEALRWAMESMLLHSSCQSFGTDCKYLIAMIREPQAWPSFATELEAIKTLQLCFPEFKISHIPRAQNRISDSLAKSARSFYRKLCYIGCSIPVWLPRPSQVL